The nucleotide window GGGAGCATCCGTGGACAGCTTGTCAGGAATGGCAGGAAAGTCGATCGTTTGCGGACTTCCGGCCTGAAGCGACAGAGCCTGTAAAACGAGCGCCAGACCCAGGAGGAAGACAGTATGAATGGATGTGTTCATGGCAGCATCTGCGCTTTTCCAAGACAGATGTTACCCGCTTTTTCCGCCCCCCCGCTTTTTCTCCATCGGGGGGGGCATATCCGATGACCAAAGTCTCAAGCACGCTGGTAGAAGAGAATGCCTTGGAACTAGCTGGGGTGGAGGAGCGGAATGTCCTTGAGCGCTCGGATGATTTCGCGATTTCTAATCGAAAACCCCGTGGTGCCTGAGACAGGACTCGAACCTGCACTGATTTCTCAACCAGATCCTAAGTCTGGCGCGTCTACCAATTCCGCCACTCAGGCATGCATGAGCTTCGGCCGGCGGAGAATCCGCGATGCGGCCCTGCGTGCAACGCTTTTTCTGCACATCATCACAAATGTCGCAGGAACCAGTCCGCACAGGTGGCGTAGAGCGGAAAATCTGTCACCAACACGTCATGATGATCCGCTCCGGGCACTTCAATCCACTTTTTCTCCAATGTTGATGGCAGCGCGGCAAAAAGAGCACGCCCCTGATCCACGGAAATCACTCCATCTGCGTTACCGTGAGCCATCAATACTGGACACCGAAGTCGCGATGCCAAAACGCAGGAATCCACTTCGGTCAGAGCATGCTGCGTATGCCGCTGAAAGTCCTGAGCCAAGCCAGTGAACCAGATTTACCGAGGCTGCTCCCCACCCGCTCCTGCGCTTGGTTTTCTAATGTCTTCCCCAAAGAATCGAAGGTGGATACGAGTACGACAGCCTTCCATGCCGATGGGCTAGAAGCAGCCGATCGCACACAGACTGCGCCGCCCATCGAAATGCCCCAAAGAAAGGCATTCGCTTCATGAAAACGGAATTTCTTCTCTGCATCACGCAGCGCCAACGCGGGTATTTCTGCTTCACGGATGCCGTAGGTGGCGATCAGACCTGGATGGTCACCATGGGCGGGTAGATCAGGCATCACACAGCGCAGACCTACTGCACAGAATCGTTCAGCTAAGGGCAGGAGGTCTTCTTTTCGCCCGCGCCTGCCGTGGATGAGCACCACCGTGCCCACGCACTGCCCAGCAGGTCGCAGGGCGTGACCGCGTGATTGGAGCTGTCCACGCAGGACTTCTCCGCGCCTGCCGACTCGCTCCGATGGGGCACCAAATAGGCAAGGCGTGCCGTCAGGTAAAGTCCACGCCGTTAGGTGCATGCCGTGACCGACCGGGTCACTCAGAATATCCAGATGATAGAGCTGCAACGGCCTACGAGGCGGCGAGATGACCTCCGAACAAGCCATTTGGCAGGCCAATAACCAAAGAATCGGAAGTCCCAGCAAGAAGCAAGCGGCGGTGATTTTGAAGAAAGTTTTTCTCACGTCACAAGATCGTCTCACACTATCGCAAGGGCTAATGAACACCATGTGAAATCCAGTTTCACAAATCAGGAAGCAGGCGTTAGTTCGCGTAAGAAGACTCCCATGAAAAATGATCGTTCCATCCTCTTTGCCATCACGGCGGCGCTGCTGCTAGCGAGCTGCTCGCAGGCTTACAAGGAGCGTGGTTGGGCATCTTACATCGCAGATCAATATGCGGGGAAACGCACCACCTCTGGCGAGCCCTACAATCCCTACGGCTGGACAGCAGCCCATCATACGCTGCCTTTTGGCACCATGGTGAAGGTGAAGAACAACTTCAATGGCCGTGCGGTGAACCTCGTCGTCAATGACCGCTTCCCAAGCTACCCCGGACGCATCATCAATGTCTCCCGAGCTGCGGCAGAGTACCTAGGCATCGCACCTTCGCAGATGGCGGATGTCACCGTCAGTGCCAAGAAGCTGCCCGCAGGTGCTGCGCCGATGCCACAGGCCAGTTACAGCGCTCCACCAGCACCAGCGAGCTATGCCCCAGCCCCACCGCAGCAGCAGCAGCCAAATTTTAGCACTCCGCCTCCACCACCGATGATGCAGCCGCCGCCCATGATGCCACCGCCGCAACCTCCGGTGCACTGATTCCGACAGATCACGTATCCGGCTTCCACGACATGTAGCCGCGGTGGATGTGCTGGATGTTTTGAAAACCGAGCTCCTTCAGCTTCGCGGCGGCTTTGCGGCTACGAAAGCCACCTGCACAATAGACCAGGACGGGCTTCGCGCTGTCCAGCGCGGATACTTTACTCTCAAAGGCTGCATCTCCGATGGAGATGTTCACCGCTTTCGGCAGTGCACCGCCTGCGAACTCGCTGGCGGAACGTACATCGAGCACCTGAGTCTCTGGATGCTCGCGGAGCCAGACATTGGCTTCGATGGCGTTGATGTTTCTGCAACCATCCGTGAAGAGGCTCCGGTCCCAACTGCCTTCATAAAGGTACCATCCAGCGACGGCGACGATCAGGATGATGAAGGGCCAAAGCATACGACGCATGGAGCTTACTTTGCCGGAGTGATGATGAGCGTGACCTTGGTTTCCTCCGCAGGGATGTTGGCGGGCATGCTGATCCACAGGTCGTCACGGTGATTGCCTGCGGCGGGGGAATTGATGACGGCACCGGGATCGACATAGACGGAGATGAAATTCCCCGTGGCCTCCGCGACGAAGCCTCGCTCGTCGATCTGTGAGCCATTGAAGACCCATTCACTGAGATCAGGCGGGACGCGGCGCTTGTCGATGTCCTGGATGAAATCAGACAGCGGCACACGCTTCACGGCATCGCCCTCCTTCCACTCACAATGGATGGCGAGACGGTTCGCACGCGGGGTGGCGGGCACGGTGTCTTCCTTCCAGGGGCGTTCCTCCTGGGCGGGGAGTTTTTCCAGGATGCCCTGCGTGGCGGGTTGGTAATTGGCCAACAATAAGGCGAGTTGGAGGTGAATAGGCCGTGCAGTGGTCTGCAGGATGGTCTCGTGGACTTTTTCTCCCGCTTCATGGCAGAGAGCGTATTCGATGGGGAGTTTTTGGTGGAGGATGTTGCAGGGCACACGCAGCTCGCGGGTGGCCACGGTGATCTGGATGCCTCCGAGGTCAAAGACGCCGGGCGAGGTCTGCTTGATGAGCTTTTTGGCCTCTTCGATCTGTGCCTGGGCATCGACTTTCTGCTCGGGGGCAGTTTGTGCGAGCAAGGAGGTCAAACCGAGGGCGGCGAGGAAAAGAGGCAGGAGGCGCATGATGGAGCGAGACGGATGACTAGCGGGCTTTCTTGGCTTTTTTGATTTCGAGGGGCTTTTTCACTTCCTCGGCTGGAGCAGACTGCGCGGAGCTAGGAGGCGCGGCGGTGGTTTTTTCGGCTTTTTCGCTTTTTGGAGCCTCTTTGGCACCAGCGGCGTCAGGGGCAGCTTCACCCTTGGTATTTGGGATGATGTTGGCGGTGATGGCGCGGGCTTTGCCGAGGTATTTTTGGCCAGCGGGATGATGTCGGCCTTTTTGATGCCAGAGATGTCGCTGACGAAGCTGCGAGCCCAATCCAGGCGCTGTGGATGCTCCTGGGAGGCACGCAGGACGGTACTGGACCAGTAGCGATTATCGCGGCGAGTCTGCTCGATCTGCGCTGTCATGGGCTTGAGCGCACGCTCGAACTCATCATCACTGATTTCACCAGTAGCCAGATCATTGGCGATCTGGATGCTGAGCTTGGCGAGCTTTTCCACCTGCTCAGGCTTGCACTCGATCATCACTACGACGTGGCCGTAGCCGGTGAAAGTATCGCTGGCTAAGTGGTAGCAAGCGGGGCTGTAGGTATCTGCCAGCTCCTCACGGATTTTCACGCGGAGGCGATCATCGAGGATGGCCCCCAGGAGCATGAGGCGGCGGGTGCGCTGGATGTCGCTGAACATATCTGTCGTAGGCCAGTAGATGGTGGCGATGGCCTTCGGTATCTCCGTATCAAAGTGGAAGTCTTTGCTGTCTGCGGGTGCAGGCATGGTGATCTGGCGCTGCTTTTCATACGTGGGCTTTTTGTCCGAGCGCTTCGGCATGGTGCCGAAGGTCCATGCGACATCTTCGACGGCTTTTTCGAAGTCGGTGTCGCCGAGCACGGTGACCTCCATAAAGCCCTCGGTGAGCTCTGGCGTGAGCCAAGCGCGGACTTCCTCGAGATTCCGTGCAGTGAGCTCCTCCTTCGCTGGGAAGCCCCAGCGTGAGTCACCACCGTGCATGAATGCCATCACTTTGTCATTCATCACGCCTTCAGCGGTGTGCTGGAGCTGCGTGTAGAGCGGATCGATGCCCTTGGCGAACTGGCGATGCGCCTCCTCGCGATAACCAGGACGGATCAGGTAGGCAGCGAGGAGCTGGCACTGAGCACGCAGATCGGCAGGGGTGGTGCGGCCTGCGAGTAGGAAGGCCTCATCGCCGATGCTGAAATCCGCGCTCACGGTCTGCCCTGCAAAGATGCGGCGCAGCTCATCCACACTATGGCGCTCCAATCCACCGGCCTGGAAAGTCGATCCGGCATAGACCAGCAGCCCAGGCTTTGCCGCAGGCACGGTGAGCTTCCCACCGCCGAAATTCACCAGCACGCGTAGAGTGCCTTTTTCAAACTCCGTGTGCTTGAAGTTCAGTCGCACGCCATTTTCAAAGACGGCCTGCTGCACTTCGAGATCTTTGGCCTCTTTTTTGGAGACGATCTTTCCTGGGGGGCCAAAGTCCGTGTAGAAGAAGGCGATCTTCTCTTCTTTTGCAGGCGGAGTGACTTCCTTGGCGTGGCTTTCATTATAGACGGCGATGATTTGCTTCGCGGCATCGCCATCCAGCTTCAGATTCCCTCCGACGAAGACTTGGATGTCCTCGCCCTTCCACTCTGCTTTCAAGGCGGCATGGCAATCCTCTTTGCTCACGGTCTGGATCGTCTTGGCCACGCGGGCCAGATCGTCACGCGGATGTGTGATGACTCGACCAGCCGCGAGCTGGCTGACCATCACGCTGGCCAGATCACGTGACTTACGGCTTTCTGCCTGGTCAGCGCGGAGCTTTGCCCCCTGGAGAGTCTGCGCCTTGGCTTCATCAAATTCAGTGTCGGTAAAACCATGCTCGATAGCGCGGCGGATTTCTGTTTCGATGAGGGCGAGTGCGGCCTTCCAGTTCTTCGGGTCACATTGCGCCTGGATGCCGACGGTGCGGACAAAGTCGAACTGCTCGTAGCTATAACTCTCTGCGCCCATGATCGGTGCACCCTCCGCCTTCGCCAGCTTGGAGAGGCGCTGATTGATCATCGCATCGGCCAGATTGCTCACCAGCTTCTTGCGGCGATCTGCCGTGGTATCCGGCTCCTTCGCAGCGGGGACGAGGCGTTCGATAGAAAGAGTCAGCGCCTGCGCCTCCATCTCCGTGTGCATTGTGGCGATGAGGCCATGCCCACTGCTGATTTTGCCCAGGGATGGATCTTCCGCACGTTTGGCGGGTGCCTTGGCATCACCGAAGTGCTTCGCGATCTCTTTAGCCACCGCAGCAGCATCTGGGAAATCCCCCACCGCCACCAGTGTGGCACGATCTGGCGTGTACCACTTTTTGTAGAAGTCCACAAAGCGTTGCCGCCCCATCGTCTTCAGCGTTTGTTCGATGCCGATGGGCAGGCGCTTCGGCAGTAGCGAGTCTGGCAGCGCAAAGCGGTAGCCCGCCAGCATGGTGCGGTAGTCGATGCTATCCCGGCTGAGCTTTTCGCTGAGGATGATGCCGCGCTCTTTATTGATCTCCTCTTCACCCAGCAGCATGCCATCGAGATTGTCGCGGAAGAGCTTCAGGCCCTCATCGAGGTATTTGGTATCCACCTTGGGCAGCTCCAGCATGTACACCGTCTCTTTGAAGGAAGTGTGCGCATTCGTATCCGCACCGACTCCCATGCCCAGGCGCTGGAAGAAGTCCACCATCTCGCCGCCCTTGAAGTGCTTCGAGCCATTGAAGGCCATGTGCTCCAAAAAGTGCGCCATGCCCTGCTGGTCATCCTCTTCCATGAGAGAGCCCACATCCATGTAGATGCGCAGGCTAGCGCGGCCCGGAGGCTCCGCATTCGGCAGCACGAGGTAGCGCAGACCATTTTCCAGCGTGCCAAAAGTGATCTTGGCATCCGGTTTCAAATCAGAGCCCTCATGCGGCCAAGTAGCAGCCAGGAGCGCGTGTGTCAGGAGCAGGGAGGTGGCAAAAAGCGTGCGGAACATCATAAGCACCCAGATTCAAGCCGGGAAACCCTCATTCGGAAAATGGAATTCCGCGAAATCACGCGGGCTGTCTGATGGTACAGCCAACCGAAGCGCACCCGGCAGGGATCGAACCTGCGACCGACGGATTAGAAAAGCGAAATTGGACGATTGCGCCTGATAGGGGCTGATTGCCCCTGAGATGGCCCACGTTCGCAAGTCTGAAAAACAATAATCCAGCACCCGCTTTGACACGCTCAGTCCATATCAGGCATGAACATCTAAACCGTTTCAATTTCGTCCAAAAAATGACCACCGATAAAAACAACGGATTTCCCGCACAAGTCAGGTATGCAAAGTCGGATGCACGCTACTGGCGGACTCGCATTTATCGCAACTCCTACACCTACAAAGGCCAGCTCCGCGAGAGTCTTCACTGGTGCATGAAGATCGAGCACGCGGGACGGCGGGAGACGCTGAACCTACGCACGGGGAATCAGGCGGCAGCGGCGCAGAAGGCAGCGGACATCTACCGCACCCTTATGAGCCTGGGATGGGATGCCGTTTTGGAGAAGTGCAAACCAAAGCCTGTCCAGGCTCCGAAGGCGGCCACTGTGGGCGAGTTCATCACGGCGGCCTTTGCTGTCTCCACGGCGCGGCCTGTGACGCTCTGGGAATATGCCGGGGCTCTACGGCAGATTGTGGCCGATGTGGCAGGCGTGAGGCGTGATGATCGCACCAAATGGGGAGGCCGCAGTGGCGGTGCAAAGGCTTGGCGTGACAAGGTGGACGTGCTGCCGCTTTCCTGCCTCACGCCGGATGCGGTGCATGCATGGAGACTCGCCACGCTGAAAAAGGTAGGTGCAAACATGGCTGCGCAGCGGGCCGCGAAGGTGACGATCAATAGCGTGATCCGTAAGGCGGCCTGCCTCTTTGCCCGGAAAGTGCTCCGCCATCTTGACCGCGCTTTGATCCTCCCGGCCAATCCCTTTTCAGAGGTGGAGTTTTTCGAGCGGCAGAGTATGCGCTATGAATCGAAAATCGACACGGGCGCATTGATCGCAGCGGCGCGTGAGGAGCTGGGGGGCGATGCTACGAAACTGGAGCTGTGGAAAGCTTTTGTGCTGCTGATGTTCGCGGGCCTGCGCAGGAATGAAGTGGATAAGCTGCGCTGGGCATCGGTGGACTTCGCCGCTGGTGTGCTGCGGATTGAGGAGCACGAGCACTTTTCGCCGAAGTGCGAGACGAGCAAAGGAGCCGTAGAGTTGGATGCGGAAGTGATCGCCATGATGCGCGGATGGCGTGCGAAGGAACCCGGCCTGTATGTGCTGCGCTCCCGTGTGGCCCCGTTGACGGATGCGAACCAGCGCCATTACCGTGCAAACCGCACCTTCGCTGCGCTTACCCGCTGGCTTCGTGAGCATGGCGTCACGGCTGACAAGGCGCTGCATGAGCTGCGGAAAGAGGCTGGTTCCGTGGTAGCGGATAAGCACGGTATCTTTGCGGCCTCGCGCTTCCTTCGTCACTCAGACATCAAGCTGACGAGTGCTCACTACGTCGATAAAAAAAGCCGCGTCACAGTGGGCTTGGGCGGCCTGCTCACGCTTTCGCCGGCGAATGATGAGCCAGCATCGAACATCACTCCTTTTCCCGCGCCGGTGCATCTGGCCAGATCACACGAACCCGAACGCAAAACCGCATGAGAACAACTCAATATGTATTCCCGGATTGGATGGTGGCAGAGCACGAGGCTGCGCATGCAGTGATGCGTTGGATTCGCATGTTTCATCTTCCGGCAACCAGTGTGATGCTCACAGAAACGGGCGGGCTTTGCGAAGGCACCGGGAGACCTGCAAACCCCGACGATGCACTGTTAGTTCTTCTGGCTGGACCCGCTTGGGAGGTGGAGCGTGGTTATCTACCTGACGACGGTTGTGTCACATGGGAAGCGGAGAATTATGACGATTTGGACAGTGCCCTAAAGATTCTAGAGCGTTGCCCGCGCCTACGCCTCCGAATGAAGGATGACGGCGATATGGTTTGCGATGATGCCATGACCTCGCTTCAGAGGTGGTTGCTGGAAGCGAGGCAGTTATTGCTTCCTCATCGTGAGGTTATCGAGCGGATTGGGTTTCGACTTGAGGGATGGCGCGTTCTATCAGCTCGCTCTGTCGGGAGCATGTTGCGAGAACACAATAAACGGATGGCCGGATCACACGAACCCGAACGCAAAACCGCATGAAATCGAAAACCATTAAACTGTCCGGCCTGGGGTGCTTTCGTGTGGAGAAAGTAGCGGAGGCTCCATTTCTGCTACCACAAACATCGCGCTGCCTTGAGCGTTATTGGCGCAAAGTGATAGCTCCGAGTCCTTTCATCCACTCGGACAAGGAAAACATGGTTGTAGTGGCCTTTAACCGCCGGATGAAAGCGATTGGCTGGCATCTTGTCTCCATCGGCGACGTGTGCGGTGTGTATTGCGGTGCTCGTGAAGTCATGCGCCCGTTGATTCTTTGCGCCGCTTCTTCGTTCGTGCTGATGCACAATCACCCGAGTGGCGATCCGTCGCCAAGTCAGCCTGATAGAGAGGTGACGAAAAACATGCGTAGCGTGGCAAAGATTATGGGGATAGGCTTCATGGATCACATTATTCTAGGTGATGGTTCCAGGCGCTATTTCTCCTTTCATGATCATGGCTTGATGGATGTTGACGAGCTTGCTGGAAAGCCACTGCCGCGACCAGCGGTGCCTTGGGCTGTCGAGGTTCGTGGTGTTGGAAAAATCCTGATGAATCCTACTTTTATCGCAACGTCGGAGTGAGCTGGCTACCGTCCTGGCTGGAAGGGGTGACGTTACCCTGATAACCGTAGCGTTATCAGGAGCACGTTTGACACGGCGGGGCTGGTGTAGCCCATGAATCCGCATACACCACCCCCACCATCTGAAACCGTCGCTGAAACCCGCTCGCTAACCTATCAGCAAGCCTCCGCCCGTTTGGGCATCTCTACAATGACGCTCCGCCGATGGCGTGCGGAGGGCCGTTTTAAAGTGCGGGTTTTCTCTCCTACCCTTATTCGCATTCCGCTTGAGGAGATCGAGCGCATGGAAAGTGAGGCGCTGGTATGAGTGCGGAGTCGCCATTGCTTCCCGGTGAGCCTCCACCGGTAAAGGCATTCGAGGCGTTCAAGTTATCCCGCCCGGATGTGAAGCCCGCGCTTATCAAGGCGGCCCGCGCCATCAAGGCCGCGTTCCTTGTCGAGTGCGACATTCACACGGCCTATGGCCTCGCTGCGGAACTCTACGGCCTAAAGTGCTGCCGCTCTTGGCTTCCCGCCTTTGCCCGCGAGATCGAGGCCGAAACAGAGCTGCGGTTTAGCACACGTCCCAGCGCCTTTGATGGAATGGAGGCGCTGCTGTGAGTGCGACCCTTGCCGACATCCTACAAGATGCCCGTGCCTTCGCTGCCGCGTGTGAGGAGCTGGCAGAGCATCTGGAGGCTACGGCGACCCGGATCAAAGCGCCTGGCTTGGAATCGCAGGAAATGGCCTTTCTGCGTGTCTTGCCGCTGATGTGCGCCTTTGCCTCCCCGGAGGCGATGGCGGCCTTTGCGGCGCATCTGCGGGGCCTTGCGGCCCGGCTAGATGCCTTGCCCGCCTCTGCCGATGACCTGGCTAAGGTGATGACCGCGCCCGCTGCCGAGTTTGAGGCATTCGAGGCGCTGCTTTTCAATGATCGCCACATGGCGATCATTCCGGGGGAGGAACGCAGACGCCTGCACTCTGGTGGCAACCAGAAAAAAGAGACTCCCCCTACCGGAAATCCGGGAGGGGTGGACCAAAAGGAGGGCGCAGCATGACACGGCTCGAACTCGCCAAGCAACGGCTGACGATTCCAGACCTCGCCGCGCTGCGAGGCTGGCAATGGGAGCCGGGGCGTTCGTGCCGTGTGCCGTATCGGGCTGATAAATCGCCCTCTGGCAGTGTGTATGCGGATGGCCTCTTGATGTTCGACCATGCCACCGGCGAGACGCTGGATGCACCGGCCATCCTCGCGAAGGTGGAAGGGCTTTCACCTCAAGACGCCTGCCGCCTGTTTATCGAGCTGGCACGCATCCGCCCCGAGGAATGCGACGACGACCGCCACCGCGCCCGCATGCCTGCGCAGCGACCTCCAGAGACTCTACCGCCTTTGTCAGCCAAGCCGGAGCTTCCCGCGCTGCATGCGCCGCGTGACGGGCATCTGAGAGCGATTGCGCGGATTCGCGGCCTTGACCTGGCTGCGCTGGAAATGGCCGTTTCCCGTGGCCTGCTGTGGGTGTGCCAGTGGCACGGCTTGGCTTGCTGGGCTGTGACGGATGTGGCCCGCTGGCTGTGCCAAGTGCGCAGGCTGGATGGAAAACCCTTCACGCGGCAAGACGGCTCCACGTTCAAGGCATGGACGCTGCCAAAGTGCTGCGCTCGCTGGCCGCTGGGCATCGGTGAAGCTGTGGAGCTTTCGGCGGGTGGCTCCGGATATCCAGAGCCACCCCAGCTCATCGCCATCTGCGAGGGCGGGCCGGATATGCTCGCCGTGCTGCACCTGGCTCATGCGCTGGGCTGTGCGGATCGTGTCGCGC belongs to Verrucomicrobiaceae bacterium and includes:
- a CDS encoding alpha/beta fold hydrolase, with amino-acid sequence MRKTFFKITAACFLLGLPILWLLACQMACSEVISPPRRPLQLYHLDILSDPVGHGMHLTAWTLPDGTPCLFGAPSERVGRRGEVLRGQLQSRGHALRPAGQCVGTVVLIHGRRGRKEDLLPLAERFCAVGLRCVMPDLPAHGDHPGLIATYGIREAEIPALALRDAEKKFRFHEANAFLWGISMGGAVCVRSAASSPSAWKAVVLVSTFDSLGKTLENQAQERVGSSLGKSGSLAWLRTFSGIRSML
- a CDS encoding septal ring lytic transglycosylase RlpA family protein, which encodes MKNDRSILFAITAALLLASCSQAYKERGWASYIADQYAGKRTTSGEPYNPYGWTAAHHTLPFGTMVKVKNNFNGRAVNLVVNDRFPSYPGRIINVSRAAAEYLGIAPSQMADVTVSAKKLPAGAAPMPQASYSAPPAPASYAPAPPQQQQPNFSTPPPPPMMQPPPMMPPPQPPVH
- a CDS encoding rhodanese-like domain-containing protein, whose protein sequence is MLWPFIILIVAVAGWYLYEGSWDRSLFTDGCRNINAIEANVWLREHPETQVLDVRSASEFAGGALPKAVNISIGDAAFESKVSALDSAKPVLVYCAGGFRSRKAAAKLKELGFQNIQHIHRGYMSWKPDT
- a CDS encoding insulinase family protein, whose product is MMFRTLFATSLLLTHALLAATWPHEGSDLKPDAKITFGTLENGLRYLVLPNAEPPGRASLRIYMDVGSLMEEDDQQGMAHFLEHMAFNGSKHFKGGEMVDFFQRLGMGVGADTNAHTSFKETVYMLELPKVDTKYLDEGLKLFRDNLDGMLLGEEEINKERGIILSEKLSRDSIDYRTMLAGYRFALPDSLLPKRLPIGIEQTLKTMGRQRFVDFYKKWYTPDRATLVAVGDFPDAAAVAKEIAKHFGDAKAPAKRAEDPSLGKISSGHGLIATMHTEMEAQALTLSIERLVPAAKEPDTTADRRKKLVSNLADAMINQRLSKLAKAEGAPIMGAESYSYEQFDFVRTVGIQAQCDPKNWKAALALIETEIRRAIEHGFTDTEFDEAKAQTLQGAKLRADQAESRKSRDLASVMVSQLAAGRVITHPRDDLARVAKTIQTVSKEDCHAALKAEWKGEDIQVFVGGNLKLDGDAAKQIIAVYNESHAKEVTPPAKEEKIAFFYTDFGPPGKIVSKKEAKDLEVQQAVFENGVRLNFKHTEFEKGTLRVLVNFGGGKLTVPAAKPGLLVYAGSTFQAGGLERHSVDELRRIFAGQTVSADFSIGDEAFLLAGRTTPADLRAQCQLLAAYLIRPGYREEAHRQFAKGIDPLYTQLQHTAEGVMNDKVMAFMHGGDSRWGFPAKEELTARNLEEVRAWLTPELTEGFMEVTVLGDTDFEKAVEDVAWTFGTMPKRSDKKPTYEKQRQITMPAPADSKDFHFDTEIPKAIATIYWPTTDMFSDIQRTRRLMLLGAILDDRLRVKIREELADTYSPACYHLASDTFTGYGHVVVMIECKPEQVEKLAKLSIQIANDLATGEISDDEFERALKPMTAQIEQTRRDNRYWSSTVLRASQEHPQRLDWARSFVSDISGIKKADIIPLAKNTSAKPAPSPPTSSQIPRVKLPLTPLVPKRLQKAKKPKKPPPRLLAPRSLLQPRK
- a CDS encoding tyrosine-type recombinase/integrase, with amino-acid sequence MTTDKNNGFPAQVRYAKSDARYWRTRIYRNSYTYKGQLRESLHWCMKIEHAGRRETLNLRTGNQAAAAQKAADIYRTLMSLGWDAVLEKCKPKPVQAPKAATVGEFITAAFAVSTARPVTLWEYAGALRQIVADVAGVRRDDRTKWGGRSGGAKAWRDKVDVLPLSCLTPDAVHAWRLATLKKVGANMAAQRAAKVTINSVIRKAACLFARKVLRHLDRALILPANPFSEVEFFERQSMRYESKIDTGALIAAAREELGGDATKLELWKAFVLLMFAGLRRNEVDKLRWASVDFAAGVLRIEEHEHFSPKCETSKGAVELDAEVIAMMRGWRAKEPGLYVLRSRVAPLTDANQRHYRANRTFAALTRWLREHGVTADKALHELRKEAGSVVADKHGIFAASRFLRHSDIKLTSAHYVDKKSRVTVGLGGLLTLSPANDEPASNITPFPAPVHLARSHEPERKTA
- a CDS encoding JAB domain-containing protein, with protein sequence MKSKTIKLSGLGCFRVEKVAEAPFLLPQTSRCLERYWRKVIAPSPFIHSDKENMVVVAFNRRMKAIGWHLVSIGDVCGVYCGAREVMRPLILCAASSFVLMHNHPSGDPSPSQPDREVTKNMRSVAKIMGIGFMDHIILGDGSRRYFSFHDHGLMDVDELAGKPLPRPAVPWAVEVRGVGKILMNPTFIATSE
- a CDS encoding helix-turn-helix domain-containing protein, coding for MNPHTPPPPSETVAETRSLTYQQASARLGISTMTLRRWRAEGRFKVRVFSPTLIRIPLEEIERMESEALV